The following nucleotide sequence is from Juglans microcarpa x Juglans regia isolate MS1-56 chromosome 6D, Jm3101_v1.0, whole genome shotgun sequence.
tctagaaaagaaaaatattcctAATAGCTTTACAACCATCTAAATATTCTCATGGAATTGGTGCACTGCTTTTTCAAAAGGCTTTGCTCGCACTATAAGGGAACAAACCACCCAACACTCTCTCCGTGTCAAATTCTCAAACTTTACTCTTCTAATCTTTAATGGCTAGTCGTAAACAGCTCGAAGTTCATACAGGCGATCAAACTCCACACAAATGGTGTATCTTAGGAGAAGAGGTCTTTAAGAAATTCATCTTCCATGGCAACCCGACAGGGCACAAGTTTTTCAATGAAGGGTCACTTTTCAGTCCACTCTTGTTCAGGAAGTTCTTTGATCCTTCAGATGCATTCCCTCTTTGGGAGTTTGAGTCAGATAACTTGTTATCTAATCTCCGGAGTTCTGGCCGAAGCACTGTCAATTGGTTTCAGACAGATCATGAATATATACTAAAAGCAGAACTTCCAGGTAAGAGACCTAAAGTTTTCTGTTCAATTTTCATCTGATTTTGCTATTTAAAGTACAAACTTAATGTTCATTAACCAAGGGAACAGCAACTAGGAAGTTGTCAGACTGCAAGATATAGACCCAAGGAGTAGAGGCATTATTCTTTAACTCGAAAGTAAATCTTCTAGTACAGGGTGACCCTAATATCGAAAACATGCATAGAATCTTGGTTCCAAGCTTaaagaatgagaaaataatatGTTAAGTACCTAGTGGATGATCATGAGTTGGGGATAAGGCCAAAACTCCATATGTATGTTTAATCTAATTAAGAAAAACTGCATGCTTTGACAAGGACGGTGTAATAAAGTGCAGTGACATTAGTTATGTGTTAAAACAGGAGTTGGGAATAATGTTCAAGTGTTCGTTGATAAAGGGAAGATTGTTGAAATTAGTGGGCAGTGGAGGCAGCAAGGAGATCAGTCCAAGGCAAAGGACTGGAGAAGTGAGAATTGGTGGCAATATGGGTACGTTCGGAGGCTTGAGCTACCAGAAGATGCGGATTGGAGGAAAATAGAGGCATACGTGAATAATGACATACTCCTGGAAATTAGAATTCCCATGAACCTTTTGGATGGTGATCCTCAAGGAAATGTAGCTGCTAAAGATTCTGAAGTTGGTGTGTAAATTAAAGCAAACTGCTTTAACAACTTTTCATGCAATCTAGATAACATGATCTAACttcttcctatatatatacacagatcATATATACCAAACCTCTTAATATTTCTCAAATCAAGACAGggaattagaatttaaaatgcATGGAAGATGAGGAGAGCAAACACTAATAAGATGGATGGAGAGACatcatattttgtatgaagTAACTCAACTCCTAGTTGTAAGTAGACGCACATCTCATTTTGAGACATGAAAATTGTTAATTTACATGGGAGGACTTTGGGccatgctagctagctaattggCTCCTCGAAGCAAATTACGTCACAATTCATTGATCTTTATTATTTTGGAGGTAAGTAATTCATTTATCTTCTCTAGATATAGCTGGCTGCTGAACTAGTGTTCAAAGCCCAAATCCATTTCATAATGTTTTTCCATTGCTTCAGTAATTACAAATACTCGAGGAACGTACAACTATATAGGAAATTACTGTCAGCTGAAGGGGCTTGTTCCAAAATTTGAAGCTTTCCCATCCAAAACAGACTGGATGCAACATTTAATTCCAAAGCTGCAAAATATAGGCTGcccaaaatttataatttagtgaCAGATGATCAGAGAAGTCATTTCTTCTACGTATGTCTCGTTTCAATAGATAAAAGGAAGCAAtagtatcaataaaatttaagaaaagttTACATAAATGTAACACAACCAATGGAACAACGAAGAATAGAAATGAAAGAGATGGCTCACTTCGAAGAATAGGCCAAGGAAAAAGtaggtttttttctttctttttctttccaaatgtCATTACATGAGATAGTTCCTTATTACCATATACTACTGTTTTGCCTTTACTAGGCCCTGGGCATAGCCTATTAAcacaataaagtaaaaaatgaaacaagacACAAAATACCCAGGTCTGGCTACTATAAGCCCAGCCCCATACAAGACCCACTCAACTTAATAAAAGAGACTTACGGCCACAAGATGGCTCACGACCCTTCTTAGACTAAAGACATGGAAAGTAAACTGAAGTAAATGGTTGAACTAGTTGACTCAAGTGAAGTCTTTCAAGCTTTTGGCTTTCCTCCCCGATCCCATTTCCCCTTCGTGCCACTGTGCAAACCCTAGATCGTCTTCCTTCACAGCCCACACCCAAGCTTGTTACACTGCCCCTCCCTTTAAAACACATTGTCCACAAGGTGGGGAAAGGTACTCTTCAGCCATGAATATGGCTCCCATGTTGCTTTTTCTTCGGAATGCCCTCGCCACTTCACCAATAATTCTACTCGAGCTTCGTTACTAGCCTTTACCATTCGACAATTCCATACAATTTTGGGCTTAAGGTGAAGGATTCCATGGTCGTCGACGGGAGGCAGCATTGGCATCATGGTAACATTGTCTCTCACCCTCTTCTTTAACTACGAAGTGTGGAATGTAGGATGGATCCGAGATCCTTCTGGTAGATCTATACGATAAGCCACTTATCCTATTTTTTGTAAAACTTGGAAGGGTCCGAAAAACCTAGGGGATAGTTTAAGGCTTCTGCAATGCACCACTGATCTTTGTTTGTAAGGTTGTAATTTTAGGAAGACCCAATCACCAATTTCCAATGATTGCTCCTTTCTATTTAGATCTGCATATCTCTTCATCTGATTTTGTGCCTTCTGTAGGTTTTCTTTCAATAGCTTGGATATTTGATCACGGGTTTTCAAATTGCTCTCCACTGCTTCCAACCTTGCAGTGTCTGGTATGTAATTCGAAATCCTTTGAGGTTGGTATCCATAGAGTGTTTCAAATGGTGTGAACCCAGTAGATAGATGTGTAGTTGTGTTGTACCACCATTCTACTAGTGGTAACCATAGGACCCAGTCACTTGGATGATCCCTACTAAAACACCTTAAGTAGTTTTCAAGAGTT
It contains:
- the LOC121236064 gene encoding 21.7 kDa class VI heat shock protein-like, which translates into the protein MASRKQLEVHTGDQTPHKWCILGEEVFKKFIFHGNPTGHKFFNEGSLFSPLLFRKFFDPSDAFPLWEFESDNLLSNLRSSGRSTVNWFQTDHEYILKAELPGVGNNVQVFVDKGKIVEISGQWRQQGDQSKAKDWRSENWWQYGYVRRLELPEDADWRKIEAYVNNDILLEIRIPMNLLDGDPQGNVAAKDSEVGV